The Engraulis encrasicolus isolate BLACKSEA-1 chromosome 3, IST_EnEncr_1.0, whole genome shotgun sequence genome segment aacttgaacttgaaggcaggcaggctggagTATACTCAGTCTAATTGTATTGTTGATGGTAACCTTTTTGTCATCCTAATAATCTGACATGCCTTAACTTACCACACACTATTTTAATGTATATACTGTGTTTTTATCCTTCAAAGTGCCTTGGTAACACCACACTGACAATATGCACTGtgtattttagcagtttctttctagAATTCATACTACCATTCACAAATTTAACCAAAtgtaatacttaccaccactaccatcaaaaattattcattatgactgagaaaaatgcaattttcttgCATGAATagttggatcttctccatgtccaccacgttgaatttccagaaatggacatagACCTTTTCAGCTGTAAAGGTGCttactgtacagtgcagtatttatgcgctttggtcatactactagtaatgttagtttattatttagtaatgaaaagatcaaatttggcaatgggcagcaccgTTTCgaatcagcagcatagttgccagACCTACTCTGGCCAACATCCTACTGAGTACCTTTAAGTTTTTCACACCTACTCTTAATCTTAACATGTCTTTCTCTTGCCTACCACAATGCCAGGTTACACCccagtgacagacagacactgatcTTGCCAAGATGGGGTTGCTGTCAACACTGACCCGTGGACTTGTCAGGGGAGCGGATCGACTGTCCGCCTTCACCAGCAAGCGCGGCCCAAGGTCTCACTACAAAGGCAGAGGTTCAAGACCAGCCGGTCGTCTGACGTGTAGCGGGAAGTTTGTGCGCGTGAACGAGATGATTCCCGAGTTTGTGGTGCCCTCTCTGGAGGGATTCAATCTCAGGCCGTACGTGTCATATCGTGCACCCCAGGGAACGGAGCCCGTCCTCACACCAGAGACTCTCTTTAACCAAACAGTGGCCTCACAGATTCAGAAGGATATTGAGGCAGGTACGTTTGACATGAACAACCTGGAAAAATACGGCCTTGACCCTAAACAGGAGGACAAACTATTCAAACTCTATCCCAAAAACTATGTGCGTTAACAGATCATGTATGGACTGGATTTACAAATAACCCATCGCCAAGTTGAAACGGTGTGAAATGATGAACAATGACTTCTTGGAAACATCTGGGCACAAAGAATAATATCTATCCAAACTGTTGTTGACCATCCTGTTTGGTTGTGAAGCCAAGTTGTTACTGTTACTTTGTTTATCTAATTGTGACAGGATCTCTATGAGACCCTTTTCCCATTGAAATCAGCATGCACAATATTTAATAAAGGACCAGTAAATGAAGTGTAACAAATCTTTTTATTGCCTTGGCAGTCTTAAATACAGACGTTGTATAACTGTTGAACAAAGTTTTGGTGTTTGCAAAAACAAACAACTGGTTAAATAATAAATAGGAAGACATTGTCACCTTTGTTACATCCTTCAATTTCGTTGCCTTCCTGGCCATTTGAAAGCGTGCATCATGGGGAACACTGTCATGTTTTGGTGATGAGCAATCTTAAATATCTTAACCGGTGCATGTTTAAATATCTGCAGTAGTCCTTTTGCTGGTAATGCACTCCGCTGAGAACATGAGCAAGTACAACtgcagtagttttgggtagggtgcgcataTCCAAAAACACATTTTGCAGGTGTCAGACAAaaatgtcagacagttgaagaaggtaggtctgcacactgccaataagctccaaaaaaataaactttattatttaaaaagcaacgctTCGAAAGATGACCCTGGATTGGCATCAGGCATGCCTGATGGGGATCCAGTGTCATCaaaacattttaaataataaagtttattatttggagcttattggcagtcTAAAGAATCTCCTTCAACAAGTCCAACTCCAGCCCACCAAACACTATCCCATGTGTGTCACAGGGCTACATCTGCTTGGACACATGATAAAAATGAAATGCTTATGGTCTTTTGTAACATTCATTACTTGTTTTACATCTTCTAATGTGACTTGTACAGTGCCTGAGGTTGTCAGGAATACCTGGTTTTGCCCATTTGCCAGTTTAATATGAACCTAACCAAAGCCTCAATTAAGAGCTTACATTTGCCGATCTTGGCATCAAACTTGTTACGCCATCAGAAAGTTGCAAGTCTCACGTTTGGATTCAGAACCTCTACATGATCACCACTTTTTTTATATTTCTCCTTGCACAGATTATGTTTTACGCTTGCTTTTTAAGGATGACTATTCCTACGCCTGGCATAAACCTTGTTGTTATTGGCCTAGGCATCAAGGAAATTGTCTTTCGCTTTGATTTGTAGCCTTTCCATCACCACCCACTGCATATCAGCAGGGATGTCGCTGCGTGTTAAAGGATGTACGTCACGGACCGGCCGCGGCTGCAGCAGTGTCACCGGTAGCCAGGTCCCCTGTTGCCGTTACTGCGGCAGCTGATGTCACCTCCTCCGtcaccaccgcctcctcctctttGGGACACCAATCCCAGCGCCACACGTGCATCATGTGGTCATAGAAGGAGCAGCTGGCCAGCAGACAGGAGACGGAGGGAGAGTccagggcaggggtggggggcaCCGCAACCGAACGGGGGTCCGGctgcggaggaggagaggggggctcGGGGATGTAGCGTCCCATCTCGTCCTCCAGGGAGGTGTCGAAACTGGCCGTCGGGGACTCGTACTGGATCCTGAGGTGGCCACCGCCCACGTGGGTCAGCTGTGGCTGGGCGGGCTGCTGCGACTCCTGGGGGGAGGCCGGGGGAGGGCTGTCCAGAGACACCTGGGACCAGTCGGCCCCGTAGGCCAGCGAGTTGTGGAGGACGTAGGAGGCCAGCGTGGGGCACGGGCCGTCACTGCCCTCTACAGGcagcaaaaagaaaaacaacaactttggAAAAACTAACAGAATGATACTTCCATGCTACTTCAGTGTCAGATGTCTCTTAAGTGTGGTGTCTAGTTTTCATCATCATTTAAAAGGGGAGTCTGTAAAACGACATCACAGAGGCCAtgtttaaaggtgctctgtgtaatatttttattattttctttccagaattcaagctgcccattcacaaattttccTTTGTCATTaatccatcaccatcaaattctaagtactggtattcattattactgggaaaACGGCACTCTtcaaacatgaaaaaggggaacTTCTCCATGTCTCCCATTTTGACCttccagaaatagacaattttagcaacaaaatgtaatgcactttggtaatactagtaaatattactttattcaTTAGTAGTTGATATTCATGTAGGCAGCAAAGTTTCAAATAGC includes the following:
- the mrpl41 gene encoding large ribosomal subunit protein mL41; translation: MGLLSTLTRGLVRGADRLSAFTSKRGPRSHYKGRGSRPAGRLTCSGKFVRVNEMIPEFVVPSLEGFNLRPYVSYRAPQGTEPVLTPETLFNQTVASQIQKDIEAGTFDMNNLEKYGLDPKQEDKLFKLYPKNYVR